The DNA region GCAGCGTGGACGTCGTCCTCGGCCCCGGGCCGGACGCGCAGGTAGCGCACCTGGGTTTCCCCGGCGGGCGGGCCGTCCAGCATGTCACACAGGCCGGGAACGGCGTTCAGGTGCACGGCGAGCGGTGCAGGCGTGCTGCTCTGCCCGTGGTCCGCGGTCAGCAGGGTCAGGACGCTGCCGTCGTCGGGCAGGCGGCCGAGCAGGGCGTGGAACGCCGCGTCGAAGGCGTGGGCCGCGTCCGCCGCCGCGCGGGAGTATGGGCCGTGGTCGTGGCTCACCGTGTCGAAGTCCGGCCAGTACGCGATCACGTAGCGCGGACCACCCCCCGCTGCGGCGCGGGCCACGGCGTCCGGAAGGTCGGTCAGGTCGTCGTAGGGCACGGTGGTGGCCCCGTCGTAGTACCAATCGTTCAGGAGGGTGCCCTCAAAACTGGCGGGCGTCACGGCGCGGGCGGTCACGCCGGCGGCCGCGAGCTGGCGGTACACGGTGCCGGTGGCCGGCGGCAGCCGCGCGGCCTCGCCGCTCAGAAGGTCGCGCTGGCGCAGGATATCCAGCACCGTGGTTCCCTCGAACACGCTGGTGCCCAGCCAGCCGTGCTGCGCGGGCGCCGCGCCGGTGTGCAGGGTCGTCATGGCGGTCATGGTGGAGGACGGAAACGTGGAGGTCATGGTCGAGTACAGCGCCCCCCCGTCCGCGACGCGCGCCTCCAGATGCGGCAGGTGCCCGGCACGCAGGTGCTGTTTCAGCGGGAAGTGCCCCAGGCCGTCCGCGACGACCAGCACCACGGTGCTCACGCCGGTCAGCGGCAGGTGGGTCGCGAGCGGCGCGTGCCCGGTCCGGACGCCGAAGTGCGCCGCGATGGACGTCACGAAGTTCAGGATGCTCCGCCCGTCGTGGTGTGGCCGCACCGGCTGATCGGGTCGGGTCGCGAGGTCACTGTGGAGCATGCGGCAGTCTGTCAGGTCGACCGACGTTGAGTGACCGCATATGCAGTAAAGCCGGGGGAGTCATCAGGGGTGCCCGTCCCCTAACGTCCGTTAGATTGACGGCATGACCCAGCCCAGCGTGGAGTTGCAGGAACTCATCGCCGCCATGGAGCAGCGCCGCGCCAAGGTGGAGGCCGGCGGCGGCGAGGAGCGCGCCAGAAAGCAGCGCGAGGGCGGCAAGCTGACCGCCCGCGAGCGCATCGCGTACCTGCTCGACCCGGGCTCGTTTCTGGAGACCAGCACCTTCGTGCAGCACGCCCGCAACCGCCTGATGGACGGTGTGGAGGCCCCCGGCGAGGGTGTCGTGACCGGCTCGGGCACGATCGCCGGACGGCCGGTGTTCGTGTTCTCGCAGGATTTCACGGTGCTGGGCGGCTCGCTCGGCAAACGCCACGCGGCGAAGATCACGAAGATCATGGACCTGGCCGCCAAGACCGGCTGCCCCGTGATCGGCCTGAACGACTCCGCCGGCGCGCGCATCCAGGAGGGCGTGGACAGCCTGTCCGGCTACGGCGAGATCTTCTACCGCAACGCCGTCTACTCCGGCAGTGTGCCGCAGATCAGCGCGATCCTGGGGCCATGCGCGGGCGGCGCGGTGTACTCCCCGGCCCTGACGGACTTCATCCTGATGAGCCGGGGCAGCAGCTACATGTTCATCACCGGCCCCGAGGTCATCAAGAGCGTGACGCGCGAGGACGTGACCTTCGACACGCTGGGCGGGGCGGACGTGCACACCCGCAGGAGCGGCGTCGCGCATCTCGCCTATGACGGCGACGAGGCGGTGCTCGACGGCATCCGGCACCTGCTCACGTACCTGCCGCAGAACGCCCGCGAGCAGCCGCCGGTGCGCGAGAACCGCGACCCGGCGCGGCGCCGCACCGAGAAGCTGCTGGACCTCGTCACGCCGGACCAGCGCCGGCCGTACGCCATGCACGACGTCATCCACGAGATCGTGGACAGCGGCGAGTTCCTGGAGATCCAGCCGGACTGGGCGAAGAACATCATCGTGGGCTTCGCGCACCTGGACGGCCGCCCGGTCGGCATCGTGGCGAACAACCCCAAGGTCATGGCGGGCACGCTGAACATCGACGCCAGCGACAAGGCCGCGCGCTTCATCCGCACCTGCGACTGCTACAACATCCCCCTGCTGACCCTGGTGGACGTCACGGGCTTCCTGCCGGGCACGCAGCAGGAGTACGGCGGAATCATCCGCCACGGCGCGAAGATGCTCTACGCCTACGCCGAGGCCACGGTGCCCAAGGTCACGCTCATTACCCGCAAGAGCTACGGCGGCGCGTACCTCGCCATGAACTCGCGCGACATGGGCGCCGACGTGGTGTACGCGTGGCCGACCGCCGCCGTCGCCGTGATGGGCGCGGAGGGCGCGGCGAACATCGTGTACCGCAAGGAGATCAAGGACTCCGAGAACCCCGCCGCGACCCGCGCGGAACTGGTGGCGCACTACAAGGAGACCTTCGACAACCCGTATATCGCCGCCGCGAAGGGCTACATCGACGACGTGATCCCGATGGAGGACACGCGCCACCGCCTGATCCAGACGTTTGCCATGCTGCGCGACAAGCAGGAGCCGCGGCCGTACAAGAAGCACGGGAATATCCCGCTGTAGACCAGAAATGGCGAAGGGAGTGGGATTCGAACCTACGAGGGGGGGCTGTCCACGCCGATGGCGATGGACAGCCCCCCCTCTCACTCTGCGAGCAAGTGCATTCAACCGGACTCTGCCATCCCTTCATGGGGTGATCGGCCGCTGCCTTCCGGTCCACACCCGGACGCTCGGCCAGAGGAGCTGTGATCACCGCCGGCAGTCTCGCAGCAGCATGCGCGCGGCGCGTGGGCTGCATGGCGTAGGCGTGATGGCCGCTCCTTGATCCTGCGGTCACAGAGGACGGGGCCGGACCGGGGCGGCGCTACACTCGCCGGGCGAACGGCACCGGACGGGCCGGGCGGGAGGAATCCATGAAAGCGATGGTGATCCACGAGTACGGCGGCCCCGAGGTGCTGCGGGCCGAGGACCTGCCGGTGCCGGTCCCGGCGGACGGCGAGGTGCTGGTGCGCGTGCGGGCGGTGAGCGTCAATCCCGTGGACTACAAGCGGCGCCGCAGCTGGGCGGCGCAGCCGCTGCCGGTGGTGCTGGGCTGGGACGTCTCCGGCGTGGTCGAGGCGCTGGGGCCGGACGTGGCGGACTTCCGGGTGGGCGACGAGGTGTTCGGCATGGTGCGCTTCCCGGCGGAAGGCCGGGCCTACGCGGAGTACGTGAGCGCGCCGGTGTCCGACATCGCCCGCAAGCCGCCCGAGCTGACGCACGCGCAGGCGGCGGCCATGACCCTCGCGGCCCTGACGGCCGAGCAGGCGCTGGAGGCGCTCGCGCTGCGCGCCGGGCAGACCATCCTGATCCACGCGGCGGCGGGCGGGGTGGGGCATTTCGCGGTGCAGCTCGCCCACACTCGGGGCGCGCGGGTGATCGCCACCGCGTCGGCGCGCAACATCGACTTCGTGCGGGGGCTGGGTGCGGACGAGATCGTGGACTACCACGCGCGGCCCTTCGAGGAGCAGGTGTCGGGCGTGGACGCCGTGTTCGACACGGTGGGCGGCGACACGCTGCCGCGCTCGTTCGGGGTGCTGCGGCCGGGCGGCCGGCTGGTGGCGATCGCCGGTCAGCCGGACGAGGCCCTGGCGCGGCAGCATGGCGTCCACGCCGAGCGAATTCTGGTGCACCCATCGCGGCCCCAGCTGGAGTTCCTGGCGGCCGAGGCTGCGGCTGGACGCGTGGTTCCGCACGTCAGCCAGACCTTCCCGCTGGACCGCGTCGCGGACGCCCACCGCGCGCTGGAGACCGGCCGGACCGTCGGGAAGATCGTGCTCGAGCCGGTCCCCTGATTCAGGCCAGACCTACTGCACCCACAGCTCGCCCAGTCCCCGGAACATCGTGCTCGGCCGCCGGGTAAAGCCTTTCAGTTCCATTGCTGGGAACGCCCTCAGCAGTTCTTCAAACGCCACTCGCGCTTCCAGTTTCGCCAGCGGCGCGCCCAGGCAGAAGTGCAGGCCGCGCCCGAACGATAGGTGCCGGTTCGGGGTGCGGGAAATGTCGAAGGTGTCGGCAGCGGTGAACACGGCGGGGTCGCGGTTGGCGGCCCCTATCACGGCGCTGACCTGCTCGCCCTTCTGCACGGTCTGGGTGCCGATCTGGATGTCCTCCAGCGCGGCGCGGAACAGGGCGCGCTGCACCGGCGGGTCGTAGCGCAGCATCTCCTCGATGGCCTGGGGCAGCAGCGCGGGCGTCTCGCGCAGGCGGGAAAGTTCGGCGGGGTGGTCCAGCAGGGCCTTCAGGCCGTTGCCGATCAGGTTCACGGTCGTCTCGTGCCCGGCGATGACCAGCAGGATGCAGTTCGAGATCAGCTCGCCGGGCCGCAGCTGGCCCAGTTCGTCCTCGGCGTGCAGCAGCGACGAGATCAGGTCGTCCTGCGGCTGGGCGCGGCGCGTCTCGATCAGGCCCGCGAAGTACTCGCCCAGCGCCATGATGCCTGCCTCAGCGCGCTGGGCCGATTCGGGCGTGGCGGTGGCGAAGTCGCTGCCGTCGATGAAATCCCCGGACCAGCCCCGGAACAGGTCGCGGTCCTCCGGGGGCACGCCCAGCAGTTCCGCGATCACGATGACCGGGAGCGGCATGGCGTAGCCGCGCATCACCTCAAAGCCCTCGCCCGGCGTGACGCGGCCCAGCAGCCCGCGGGCGATGTCCCGGATGTGCGCTTCCTGGCGCTCGATCACGCGGGGCGTGAAGGCGTGGGCGACCAGGGTCCGCATGCGGGTGTGGTCCGGCGGGTCGCGGTCGAGCATGTTGCCAGGCATCACCTGCTCGCCCACGTCGCGGACCCGGGTCACGTCCTTGGTCAGCCGGGTGTCCTTGAGGGCCTGTTCCACGTCGGCGTAGCGGGTGAACATCCACATGCCGCCGGTGCCCTGCGGGTGCGGCTGCCAGAACGCGCCGCCCTGGGCGCGCAGGTCGGCGTAGGTGGGGTACGGGTCGGCCAGGATGTCGGGAGCGAACAGGCCAGCGGAGCGGGGTGCCGTCATGAGTCCTCCTGTCGGAATCAGTGTAGGGGCGGAGTGCGGCGCCTCACGCCATGCCCGCCCTACTGTTGCATACTGCAACCATGAGTTTTCCTGAGGCGGCTCCGCTTCCTGCCGCCACCGATCTGCACGCGCAGCCGCTGCGCTTCCTCACCGCGTACTGGGGCGTGTGGCAGGGCCTGTCCGGGCGGGCGAACGACCGGCTGGGCGCGCACGGCCTCGACCTGCGCTCGTTCATTGCCCTGAGCTACGTGCAGGGCCAGCCGACCTCGCCGGGCGAACTCGCGCGCGTGCTGGACGTGCCGAAGTACGAGGTGACGCGCATCCTCGACCGGCTCACGGCCCTGGGGGCCATCACGCGCGACAGCGACCCCGCCAACGCCCGCTCGCGCCGCCTGGACGTCACGCCGTCCGGACGGGCGCTGTGGCACGCGGCCGTGCAGACCGTGACCGCCGTGGTCGGCCCGGCCCTGGCGACCCTCGGCCCACGCGTAGACCCCCTGACCGCCGATCTGGAACACCTCGCCGCCCTGACGGAGGACACCCCATGACGAACGCCACCCCCGACGGTTCTGTGCCCAGCGGCCGCTGCCCCTTCCCGCACGACGCCACCTCTCTGACACGCAAGCCCGACCTGGGCACCCCTGCGGGCGCGCCGGTGCAGCGCGATGAGCACGGCATCTACCGCGTGCACGATTTCCACACGGCCCGCGAGGTGCTGCGCTCCGAGGGCGTGGTGCAGGCAGGCTTCGGCGCGGACATGGTCACGCAGCTCAGCGCTCTGAAGCACCGGCCGGTGCTGTACGCCGAGGGGGACGCGCACCACGAGATGCGCCGCGACACCGCCCGCTACTTCACGCCCACGGCGGTCGCCACGTACCACCCGTTCATCGCGGGCCTCGCGGACCGGCTGGTGGGCGACCTGCTCCGCCGGGGCGAGGCGGATCTGGACGACCTGAGCCTGACCATGGCGGTGCAGGTCGCCGCGCAGGTCGTCGGCCTGACAGACAGCGTGCTGCCCGGCCTGCAACGCCGCGTGATGGCCTTCGTCGAGGGCGAGGGCGACAGCGAGCCCGGCACCGTGAATGTTCCCACCGTGGCCAGCCGGCTGCACCAGATGATGGACGTGCCGCTGTTCTACACGCTCGACGTCAAACCCGCCATCCAGGCGCGGCGCCGCCAGCGCCGGGACGACCTGATCAGCCACCTGCTCGACAAGGACTACAGCGACCTGGAAATCCTGACCGAGTGCCTCACCTACGGCACCGCCGGGATGGTCACCACCCGCGAGTTCATCTCGGTGGCCGCGTGGCACCTGCTGCGCTGGCCCGAGCTGCGCGCTGACTACGTGCACGGCACCGAGCAGGAGCGCCACGCCATCCTGCACGAGATCCTGCGCCTGGAACCGGTCGTGAACACCCTGTACCGCCGCGCGCAGGCGGATCTGGAGGTCGGCGGGCAGCACGTCCCGGCGGGCAGCGTGCTCGCGCTGACCGTGCCGAACACGAACGCCGACCCGGCCGTGGCGGGAGAGGACGCCGCGCAGCTGTGCCCGGCCCGTCCGCTGCCGCGCGGCGTGCAGGCTCCGGTGCTGTCCTTCGGGGACGGGCACCACCGCTGCCCCGGCGCGTTCCTGGCGATCCGCGAGAGCGACGTGCTGCTGCGAAGGCTGCTGGTGTGGAACGACCTGCGGATCGTGCGCGAACCCACCGTGACGTACAACGAGGTCATCAAGGGCTACGAACTGCGCGGTTTCCGCATCGCGCTGGGGTAGGACCACGGGCAGGGGCGGCCACGCTGATGTTGTGGCCGCCCCTGCCCATGCATTTCAGCGGGTGCCGAAATCCTGCACCCAGTAGTGACCGTAGCTGCCGCCCGCCGCGTAACCCACGCCGAGTTCCTTCAGGGCGGGGTTCATGATGTTCGCGCAGTGGCCGGCGCTCTGGAGCCACCCGGCCACCACCGCTTCCGGGGTGGGCTGCCCCGCGGCGATGTTCTCCGCCACGCGCGTCCAGCTGTACCCGGCGGCGGTGACACGCTGCGAGAAGGTGCGGCCGTCCTGGCTGGTGTGGCTGAAGTAATTCTTCGCGGCCATGTCTGCGGCGTGGGCCTGCGCCGCTTTCTCCAGCGCGGCGTTGTAGGTCACGGGCGTGGTCGCGGCGTAAGTGGTGCTGCCACACGTCCGGGCCTGCGTGCGGGCGGCGTTCGTGAGGTCGAGCACGCGCTGCGCGAAGGTGCCGCTCGGCGTGGCCGGCGTGGCGCCGGCCACGGCCTGCACCACGATGGGAAAGTCGATGAACGACGCGGGGCTGCCCGTCAGCGCGGCGCGCACGGTGGCGCTGCCGGCCGCCTTCGCGG from Deinococcus metalli includes:
- a CDS encoding alkaline phosphatase family protein, yielding MLHSDLATRPDQPVRPHHDGRSILNFVTSIAAHFGVRTGHAPLATHLPLTGVSTVVLVVADGLGHFPLKQHLRAGHLPHLEARVADGGALYSTMTSTFPSSTMTAMTTLHTGAAPAQHGWLGTSVFEGTTVLDILRQRDLLSGEAARLPPATGTVYRQLAAAGVTARAVTPASFEGTLLNDWYYDGATTVPYDDLTDLPDAVARAAAGGGPRYVIAYWPDFDTVSHDHGPYSRAAADAAHAFDAAFHALLGRLPDDGSVLTLLTADHGQSSTPAPLAVHLNAVPGLCDMLDGPPAGETQVRYLRVRPGAEDDVHAALRDHATVLPAAEAWAAGLFGGPPAQEAFLERTGDHVAIAYHGRQLLWPAPEHAPRVWAGTHGGWAAEQMVVPLVMVRP
- a CDS encoding acyl-CoA carboxylase subunit beta; this encodes MTQPSVELQELIAAMEQRRAKVEAGGGEERARKQREGGKLTARERIAYLLDPGSFLETSTFVQHARNRLMDGVEAPGEGVVTGSGTIAGRPVFVFSQDFTVLGGSLGKRHAAKITKIMDLAAKTGCPVIGLNDSAGARIQEGVDSLSGYGEIFYRNAVYSGSVPQISAILGPCAGGAVYSPALTDFILMSRGSSYMFITGPEVIKSVTREDVTFDTLGGADVHTRRSGVAHLAYDGDEAVLDGIRHLLTYLPQNAREQPPVRENRDPARRRTEKLLDLVTPDQRRPYAMHDVIHEIVDSGEFLEIQPDWAKNIIVGFAHLDGRPVGIVANNPKVMAGTLNIDASDKAARFIRTCDCYNIPLLTLVDVTGFLPGTQQEYGGIIRHGAKMLYAYAEATVPKVTLITRKSYGGAYLAMNSRDMGADVVYAWPTAAVAVMGAEGAANIVYRKEIKDSENPAATRAELVAHYKETFDNPYIAAAKGYIDDVIPMEDTRHRLIQTFAMLRDKQEPRPYKKHGNIPL
- a CDS encoding NADP-dependent oxidoreductase, with the translated sequence MKAMVIHEYGGPEVLRAEDLPVPVPADGEVLVRVRAVSVNPVDYKRRRSWAAQPLPVVLGWDVSGVVEALGPDVADFRVGDEVFGMVRFPAEGRAYAEYVSAPVSDIARKPPELTHAQAAAMTLAALTAEQALEALALRAGQTILIHAAAGGVGHFAVQLAHTRGARVIATASARNIDFVRGLGADEIVDYHARPFEEQVSGVDAVFDTVGGDTLPRSFGVLRPGGRLVAIAGQPDEALARQHGVHAERILVHPSRPQLEFLAAEAAAGRVVPHVSQTFPLDRVADAHRALETGRTVGKIVLEPVP
- a CDS encoding cytochrome P450, which gives rise to MTAPRSAGLFAPDILADPYPTYADLRAQGGAFWQPHPQGTGGMWMFTRYADVEQALKDTRLTKDVTRVRDVGEQVMPGNMLDRDPPDHTRMRTLVAHAFTPRVIERQEAHIRDIARGLLGRVTPGEGFEVMRGYAMPLPVIVIAELLGVPPEDRDLFRGWSGDFIDGSDFATATPESAQRAEAGIMALGEYFAGLIETRRAQPQDDLISSLLHAEDELGQLRPGELISNCILLVIAGHETTVNLIGNGLKALLDHPAELSRLRETPALLPQAIEEMLRYDPPVQRALFRAALEDIQIGTQTVQKGEQVSAVIGAANRDPAVFTAADTFDISRTPNRHLSFGRGLHFCLGAPLAKLEARVAFEELLRAFPAMELKGFTRRPSTMFRGLGELWVQ
- a CDS encoding MarR family winged helix-turn-helix transcriptional regulator; amino-acid sequence: MSFPEAAPLPAATDLHAQPLRFLTAYWGVWQGLSGRANDRLGAHGLDLRSFIALSYVQGQPTSPGELARVLDVPKYEVTRILDRLTALGAITRDSDPANARSRRLDVTPSGRALWHAAVQTVTAVVGPALATLGPRVDPLTADLEHLAALTEDTP
- a CDS encoding cytochrome P450, whose product is MTNATPDGSVPSGRCPFPHDATSLTRKPDLGTPAGAPVQRDEHGIYRVHDFHTAREVLRSEGVVQAGFGADMVTQLSALKHRPVLYAEGDAHHEMRRDTARYFTPTAVATYHPFIAGLADRLVGDLLRRGEADLDDLSLTMAVQVAAQVVGLTDSVLPGLQRRVMAFVEGEGDSEPGTVNVPTVASRLHQMMDVPLFYTLDVKPAIQARRRQRRDDLISHLLDKDYSDLEILTECLTYGTAGMVTTREFISVAAWHLLRWPELRADYVHGTEQERHAILHEILRLEPVVNTLYRRAQADLEVGGQHVPAGSVLALTVPNTNADPAVAGEDAAQLCPARPLPRGVQAPVLSFGDGHHRCPGAFLAIRESDVLLRRLLVWNDLRIVREPTVTYNEVIKGYELRGFRIALG
- a CDS encoding CAP domain-containing protein; the protein is MPKSTLPALVATVALVLAACGQTATSGRAADLAAVTGQATASTTTLSAGQTRQFTVTVAGQPAQPGQLTWSSTNAGVASVTQGGLVTAKAAGSATVRAALTGSPASFIDFPIVVQAVAGATPATPSGTFAQRVLDLTNAARTQARTCGSTTYAATTPVTYNAALEKAAQAHAADMAAKNYFSHTSQDGRTFSQRVTAAGYSWTRVAENIAAGQPTPEAVVAGWLQSAGHCANIMNPALKELGVGYAAGGSYGHYWVQDFGTR